In the Pseudomonas orientalis genome, one interval contains:
- a CDS encoding universal stress protein: MIRSMLYATDLGLYAPYVMQHALALARTFKADLYVIHVVEPIGLFAESVLQSYLDEKALNEWQRQGLTTVMATIEQRVLDSFREELGEGEQDLKLIRSVRVIQGDPCEVILDQLHKLCVDLLIVGSHSHASAAATPLGRTAARLVQVASVPVYLVPSLQRRRSDESDR, translated from the coding sequence ATGATTCGTTCGATGCTGTACGCCACGGATCTTGGCCTGTATGCACCGTATGTCATGCAACATGCGCTGGCGTTGGCGCGGACGTTCAAGGCGGATTTATATGTGATTCATGTGGTGGAGCCCATCGGGCTGTTCGCTGAATCAGTGTTGCAGAGTTACCTTGATGAAAAGGCACTCAACGAATGGCAGCGCCAGGGGCTGACTACGGTCATGGCGACGATTGAGCAACGGGTGCTCGACAGCTTTCGCGAGGAGCTGGGGGAGGGGGAGCAGGACCTGAAGTTGATTCGGTCGGTACGGGTGATCCAGGGCGACCCCTGCGAGGTGATTCTCGACCAGTTGCATAAACTTTGCGTCGACTTGTTGATCGTAGGCAGTCATAGCCATGCAAGCGCAGCGGCCACACCGCTTGGGCGTACCGCTGCGCGCCTGGTGCAGGTGGCGAGTGTGCCGGTTTACCTGGTGCCGTCGCTGCAACGTCGGCGCAGTGATGAGAGTGATCGGTAG
- the cysB gene encoding HTH-type transcriptional regulator CysB — MKLQQLRYIWEVAHHDLNVSATAQSLYTSQPGISKQIRLLEDELGVEVFARSGKHLTRVTPAGERIITTAGEILRKVESIKQIAQEFSNEKKGTLSIATTHTQARYALPPVIRDFIKQYPDVALHMHQGSPMQIAEMAADGTVDFAIATEALELFGDLVMMPCYRWNRCVVVPQGHPLAKLPKLTLEALAEYPIVTYVFGFTGRSKLDEAFSHRGLTPKVVFTAADADVIKTYVRLGLGVGIVAKMAVDTQLDKDLVVLDASELFESSVTKIGFRRGTFLRGFMCDFIEKFAPHLTREVMAKAIQCHNKQELEALFDGVELPVH; from the coding sequence ATGAAGCTTCAACAACTGCGCTACATCTGGGAAGTGGCGCACCACGACCTCAACGTTTCCGCTACCGCTCAAAGCCTCTACACGTCGCAACCTGGTATCAGCAAGCAGATCCGCCTGCTCGAAGACGAGCTGGGCGTTGAAGTCTTCGCGCGCAGCGGCAAGCACCTGACCCGCGTCACGCCGGCGGGCGAGCGCATCATCACCACGGCCGGCGAGATCCTGCGCAAGGTCGAGAGCATCAAGCAGATCGCCCAGGAATTCTCCAACGAGAAGAAGGGCACCCTGTCGATCGCCACCACCCACACCCAGGCACGCTACGCCTTGCCGCCGGTGATCCGCGACTTCATCAAGCAGTACCCCGACGTGGCGTTGCACATGCACCAGGGCTCGCCGATGCAGATCGCCGAGATGGCCGCTGATGGCACTGTCGATTTCGCTATCGCCACCGAAGCCCTGGAGCTGTTCGGTGATCTGGTCATGATGCCGTGCTACCGCTGGAACCGTTGCGTGGTGGTGCCGCAGGGGCATCCGTTGGCCAAGTTGCCGAAGCTGACCCTGGAAGCCCTGGCCGAATACCCGATCGTGACCTATGTGTTTGGTTTCACCGGCCGTTCCAAGCTCGATGAAGCCTTCAGTCACCGTGGTCTTACGCCGAAAGTGGTGTTTACCGCAGCTGACGCCGACGTGATCAAGACTTACGTGCGCCTGGGCCTGGGCGTGGGCATCGTCGCCAAGATGGCAGTCGACACCCAGCTCGATAAAGACCTGGTAGTACTCGATGCCAGCGAGCTGTTCGAATCCAGCGTGACCAAGATCGGTTTCCGGCGTGGCACGTTCCTGCGCGGTTTCATGTGCGATTTCATCGAGAAATTCGCACCGCACCTGACCCGCGAAGTGATGGCCAAGGCGATCCAGTGCCACAACAAGCAGGAACTGGAAGCGTTGTTTGACGGCGTTGAACTGCCGGTTCACTAA
- a CDS encoding GreA/GreB family elongation factor encodes MNKHAVLQLILEKLTVDLAVLQRAAQTAYETATHEENIAENKYDTLGLEASYLATGQARRVEEIRQSLVLCQNLQLRAYDDQRGIELGTLVGLEDEDGRQQWLFLAPDAAGLKVEVVGQPVTVITPRSPLGKRLLGKCIDDEVEILVAGTRQHFTVTEAR; translated from the coding sequence ATGAATAAACACGCCGTCCTTCAATTGATTCTGGAAAAGCTGACAGTCGACCTCGCCGTCCTCCAACGCGCCGCGCAGACCGCTTACGAGACGGCGACCCACGAAGAAAACATCGCCGAGAACAAATACGACACCCTCGGCCTGGAAGCCTCGTACCTGGCGACCGGACAAGCCAGGCGAGTCGAGGAAATCAGGCAATCGCTGGTGCTGTGCCAGAACTTGCAGCTGCGTGCCTACGATGATCAGCGCGGGATAGAACTCGGCACTCTGGTCGGCCTGGAAGACGAGGACGGTCGCCAGCAATGGCTGTTCCTGGCGCCGGACGCGGCGGGTTTGAAGGTGGAAGTGGTCGGGCAACCGGTGACCGTCATCACCCCGCGCTCGCCGTTGGGCAAGCGTTTGCTGGGCAAGTGCATCGATGATGAGGTGGAGATTCTGGTGGCGGGCACCCGGCAACATTTCACCGTGACCGAGGCCCGCTGA
- the earP gene encoding elongation factor P maturation arginine rhamnosyltransferase EarP, translating to MKARWDIFCSVVDNYGDIGVTWRLARQLVAEHACDVRLWVDDLRAFERMCPQINVSLEQQWQEGVDVRHWPCEWSATPAADVVVAAFACQLPADYMEAMAARERTPLWMNLDYLSAEDWVVGCHRLPSVKFKGVQKYFFFPGFRPGTGGLLREAGLLQQRQAFQEDAHAQRELLQTLGVYPVAGARLISLFAYENAGLDGWLDVLSTDGRATHLLVPEGRILGDVQRWLGEEGLTAGAVHQRGALTVQVLPFVRQEQYDQLLWCCDLNAVRGEDSFVRAQWAGRPLLWHIYRQDEDIHLDKLDAFLELYTAALSPAAKAALVAFWQAWNSEGDMARSWKMLQEHRAELNGHAQNWCLEQALQADLATALVQFYESWI from the coding sequence ATGAAAGCCCGCTGGGATATTTTTTGCAGCGTCGTCGATAACTACGGCGACATTGGCGTGACCTGGCGACTGGCCCGGCAGTTGGTTGCCGAGCATGCGTGCGACGTGCGCTTGTGGGTGGATGACCTGCGCGCCTTCGAACGCATGTGCCCGCAGATCAATGTCAGCCTGGAGCAGCAGTGGCAAGAAGGTGTCGATGTACGCCACTGGCCGTGCGAATGGTCGGCAACCCCGGCGGCCGATGTGGTGGTTGCAGCGTTCGCTTGCCAACTGCCGGCTGACTACATGGAAGCCATGGCCGCGCGTGAGCGCACGCCGTTGTGGATGAACCTGGATTACCTCAGTGCCGAGGACTGGGTGGTGGGCTGTCACCGCCTGCCGTCGGTGAAGTTCAAGGGCGTGCAGAAGTACTTCTTCTTTCCTGGATTTCGCCCGGGCACGGGCGGGCTGTTGCGTGAGGCAGGCTTGCTGCAGCAGCGTCAGGCTTTTCAAGAGGATGCCCATGCGCAGCGAGAACTCCTGCAAACCCTGGGCGTCTATCCTGTAGCCGGTGCGCGGCTGATCTCGCTGTTCGCTTATGAAAACGCCGGGCTGGACGGCTGGCTGGACGTGTTGTCGACAGACGGGCGTGCCACTCATCTGCTGGTGCCGGAAGGGCGCATCCTGGGCGATGTGCAACGCTGGCTGGGCGAGGAGGGGCTGACGGCGGGGGCTGTTCATCAACGCGGCGCCTTGACCGTGCAAGTGCTGCCGTTCGTTCGCCAGGAGCAGTACGACCAGTTGCTGTGGTGCTGCGACCTGAATGCCGTGCGGGGCGAGGACTCGTTCGTGCGCGCCCAGTGGGCCGGGCGCCCGTTGCTGTGGCACATCTATCGACAGGATGAAGACATCCACCTGGACAAGCTCGATGCGTTTCTTGAGCTGTATACCGCCGCCTTGTCGCCGGCGGCCAAGGCGGCGCTGGTTGCGTTCTGGCAAGCCTGGAACAGCGAGGGCGATATGGCCCGATCGTGGAAAATGCTGCAGGAGCACAGGGCGGAACTCAACGGGCATGCGCAGAACTGGTGTCTGGAACAGGCCTTGCAGGCTGATCTTGCGACGGCGCTGGTACAGTTTTATGAAAGTTGGATATGA
- a CDS encoding elongation factor P codes for MKTGKELKPGTVIRLENDPWLVQKAEFTKSGRNSAIMKTKLKNLLTGYKTEIVYSADDKLDDVILDRKEATLSFISGDTYTFMDTTDYTMYELNAEDIEAVLPFIEEGMEDVCEAIFFEERLVSVELPTTIVRKVAYTEGSARGDTSGKVMKPAKLSNGTELQVADFIEIDDLIEIDTREGGSYKGRAKK; via the coding sequence ATGAAAACTGGTAAAGAACTGAAACCCGGTACAGTGATCCGTCTCGAAAACGACCCTTGGCTGGTTCAGAAAGCTGAGTTCACCAAGTCCGGTCGTAACAGCGCCATCATGAAGACCAAGCTGAAGAACCTGCTGACCGGTTACAAGACCGAGATCGTCTACAGCGCCGATGACAAACTGGACGACGTGATCCTCGACCGCAAGGAAGCGACCCTGTCCTTCATCAGCGGCGACACCTACACGTTCATGGACACCACCGACTACACCATGTACGAGCTGAACGCTGAAGATATCGAAGCCGTTCTGCCGTTCATCGAAGAAGGCATGGAAGACGTCTGCGAAGCTATTTTCTTCGAAGAGCGCCTGGTTTCCGTAGAACTGCCGACCACTATCGTGCGTAAAGTTGCCTACACCGAAGGTTCCGCTCGCGGTGACACTTCCGGCAAGGTGATGAAGCCTGCCAAGCTGAGCAACGGTACCGAACTGCAAGTGGCCGATTTCATCGAAATCGACGACCTGATCGAGATCGACACCCGCGAAGGTGGTTCGTACAAAGGTCGCGCCAAGAAGTAA
- a CDS encoding alpha/beta hydrolase: MNTFAKALTGGLLALSISTAFAASGDVEQSTQKFLDALNAGTGKPMEQLTPQQARAVLTGAQAGVKLSLPKADVSQKTIQVDGQPLELTIVRPAGVKGTLPVFMFFHGGGWVLGDYPTHERLVRDLVVGSGAVAVFVNYTPSPQAHYPVAINQAYGATKWVAEHGKEINVDGKRLAVAGNSVGGNMAAVVSLMAKDKGTPAIKFQLLLWPVTDANFDTGSYNQYAEGHFLTRNMMKWFWDNYTTDANQRAEIYASPLRATTDQLKGLPPAMVQTAGADVLRDEGEAYARKLDQAGVPVTAVRYNGMIHDYGLLNVISQVPAVRSALLQASDELKRHLK; the protein is encoded by the coding sequence ATGAACACGTTTGCCAAAGCGCTCACCGGCGGCCTGCTCGCCCTGTCCATCAGCACCGCGTTCGCCGCCAGCGGTGATGTGGAGCAAAGCACCCAGAAGTTCCTGGATGCGCTGAACGCCGGCACCGGCAAGCCGATGGAGCAATTGACGCCCCAGCAGGCCCGCGCGGTGCTGACCGGAGCCCAGGCCGGCGTGAAGTTAAGCCTGCCCAAGGCGGACGTGAGCCAGAAGACCATTCAGGTCGACGGCCAGCCGCTGGAGCTGACCATTGTGCGTCCGGCCGGGGTCAAGGGTACGTTGCCGGTGTTCATGTTCTTCCACGGCGGCGGCTGGGTGCTGGGCGATTACCCGACCCATGAACGCCTGGTGCGCGACCTGGTGGTGGGTTCGGGGGCCGTGGCGGTCTTCGTCAACTACACGCCATCGCCGCAAGCGCATTACCCGGTGGCGATCAACCAGGCGTACGGCGCGACAAAGTGGGTGGCGGAGCACGGCAAGGAAATCAATGTCGATGGCAAGCGCCTGGCAGTCGCAGGCAACAGTGTCGGCGGCAATATGGCAGCAGTGGTCAGCCTGATGGCCAAGGACAAGGGCACGCCGGCGATCAAGTTCCAACTGCTGCTGTGGCCGGTGACCGACGCCAACTTCGACACCGGTTCCTACAACCAGTACGCCGAAGGGCACTTCCTCACCAGGAACATGATGAAATGGTTCTGGGACAATTACACTACCGACGCCAACCAGCGCGCCGAGATCTACGCCTCGCCACTGCGGGCCACCACCGATCAACTCAAGGGGTTGCCCCCTGCGATGGTGCAAACCGCCGGTGCCGACGTGTTGCGTGACGAGGGTGAAGCCTACGCCCGCAAACTGGATCAGGCCGGTGTGCCGGTCACTGCCGTACGCTACAACGGCATGATCCACGACTACGGTTTGCTCAACGTGATCAGCCAGGTGCCCGCTGTACGGTCTGCCTTGCTGCAAGCGTCGGATGAGCTGAAGCGGCACCTGAAGTAA
- a CDS encoding organic hydroperoxide resistance protein has product MQTLYTAVATATGGRDGRAVSSDNILDVKLSTPKELGGAGGQATNPEQLFAAGYSACFIGALKFVAGQAKRKIPDDASITAHVGIGQIPGGFGLDIDLHISLPGLAQDDAQTLVDAAHQVCPYSNATRGNVDVRLHVAV; this is encoded by the coding sequence ATGCAAACGCTCTATACCGCAGTAGCCACCGCCACCGGCGGCCGTGATGGTCGCGCTGTCTCCAGTGACAACATCCTCGACGTCAAACTCTCCACGCCCAAGGAATTGGGCGGCGCCGGCGGCCAGGCCACCAACCCTGAACAGCTGTTCGCGGCCGGCTACTCGGCCTGCTTTATCGGCGCCCTGAAATTCGTTGCCGGCCAGGCCAAACGCAAAATCCCGGACGACGCTTCGATCACCGCCCACGTTGGCATCGGCCAGATCCCCGGCGGCTTCGGCCTGGACATCGACCTGCACATCAGCCTGCCGGGCCTGGCTCAAGACGATGCGCAGACGCTGGTCGACGCCGCCCACCAGGTGTGCCCGTACTCCAACGCCACACGCGGCAACGTCGACGTGCGTCTGCACGTAGCCGTTTAA
- a CDS encoding MarR family winged helix-turn-helix transcriptional regulator, which produces MSKNPNPCESLMLDNQLCFALHSTSLLMTKVYKPLLQALGLTYPQYLAMMVLWEEDGLTVGEISNRLLTDPGSLTPLLKRLEAEGLLSRTRSREDERVVVVELTAAGRALQDKAMGVPQCILGASGLELEQLRKLQADLIALRSNLQSAI; this is translated from the coding sequence ATGAGCAAAAATCCCAATCCTTGCGAATCCTTGATGCTGGATAACCAGCTGTGTTTCGCGTTGCACTCCACCTCGCTATTGATGACCAAGGTATACAAGCCCCTCCTTCAGGCTCTCGGCCTCACCTACCCGCAGTACCTGGCCATGATGGTGCTGTGGGAAGAAGACGGTTTGACCGTCGGTGAAATCAGCAATCGCCTGCTCACCGATCCCGGCTCCCTGACGCCGCTGCTCAAGCGCCTGGAAGCCGAAGGCCTGTTGAGCCGCACCCGCAGCCGTGAAGATGAACGCGTGGTGGTGGTGGAGTTGACCGCTGCCGGGCGGGCGCTGCAGGACAAGGCCATGGGCGTTCCACAATGCATCTTGGGCGCCAGCGGGCTGGAACTGGAGCAGTTACGCAAGCTGCAGGCGGATCTGATTGCCCTGCGCAGCAACCTGCAGAGCGCAATCTAA
- a CDS encoding LysR family transcriptional regulator: MNPNALTDQLSLFLDVLETGSFSAAARRHPLTPSAVARRIDSLENSVGSRLFQRSTHAVVPTPAGLAFAERARRIVGELQLARAEAVSLSHAPEGLIRVDAPAAFGRRHLAPVIADFLQVYPGLDVHLHLIDSFVDMQGTHLGKVDLVLRAGHIADTRLIATPLASIVRIACASPAYLKSRGTPTHPRQLSEHDGLDWDGLAPMFAWRFELDGRRAIYRPRRIRMSANNAEALLCGALAGLGIAHLPTWLASEYLVRGELLPLFCETGLPSPETTGIYALRLEQQPNARSRLLLEYLKSRFSPVPPWDLALQSGLV; this comes from the coding sequence ATGAACCCCAATGCGCTGACCGACCAACTGAGCCTGTTTCTCGATGTACTGGAAACCGGCAGCTTTTCCGCCGCCGCGCGCCGCCATCCATTGACCCCCTCGGCAGTGGCGCGGCGTATCGACAGTTTGGAAAACTCTGTCGGCAGCCGCTTGTTTCAGCGCAGCACCCATGCCGTAGTTCCCACTCCGGCCGGCCTGGCCTTTGCCGAGCGAGCGCGTCGGATTGTCGGCGAGTTGCAACTGGCACGCGCCGAAGCCGTGTCCCTGAGCCATGCGCCGGAAGGCCTGATCCGCGTGGATGCACCGGCGGCGTTCGGGCGGCGGCACCTGGCGCCGGTGATTGCGGATTTCCTGCAGGTGTACCCGGGGCTGGATGTGCACCTGCATCTGATCGACAGCTTTGTCGATATGCAGGGCACGCACTTGGGCAAGGTCGACCTGGTGCTGCGCGCAGGGCATATTGCCGACACCCGGCTGATCGCCACGCCGCTTGCCAGTATCGTGCGCATTGCCTGCGCCAGCCCGGCTTATCTGAAAAGCCGGGGTACGCCAACGCACCCGCGGCAATTGAGCGAACACGACGGCCTGGACTGGGACGGGCTCGCGCCGATGTTTGCCTGGCGCTTCGAACTGGATGGGCGCCGCGCCATTTATCGTCCTCGTCGTATCCGCATGAGTGCCAACAACGCCGAGGCCCTGCTCTGCGGAGCCTTGGCGGGGTTGGGTATTGCACACCTGCCCACGTGGCTGGCCAGTGAATACCTGGTGCGTGGCGAGCTGTTGCCGTTGTTTTGTGAAACCGGTCTGCCCAGCCCGGAAACCACCGGAATCTACGCACTACGCCTGGAACAGCAACCCAATGCACGCAGTCGGTTACTGCTGGAATACCTGAAATCCCGTTTCAGCCCTGTGCCACCTTGGGATCTGGCACTGCAAAGCGGCCTGGTCTGA
- a CDS encoding sulfite exporter TauE/SafE family protein — MLDLMMYLVLGAALGTVGGLFGIGGGLIAIPVLGVLFGLDQQIAQGTALVMVVPNVMLALWRYHQRNRIELRHALPLGAMGFSFAWLGSIWAVGLDAGAMRIGFIVFLVVLAAYNLVRMFTRNAPPTAQMRYSWPWLGVLGAASGAMGGLFGVGGAVVATPVLTSVFGTSQVIAQGLSLALALPSTGVTLVTYAWHHEVDWLIGVPLAVGGLLSISWGVKVAHALPERVLRGLFCGFLAVCAVMLTFKV, encoded by the coding sequence GTGTTGGATTTAATGATGTATCTGGTGTTGGGCGCGGCTCTCGGCACGGTAGGCGGATTGTTTGGCATCGGCGGCGGGCTGATCGCTATCCCCGTGCTGGGTGTGCTGTTCGGTCTCGATCAGCAGATCGCCCAAGGCACGGCGCTGGTGATGGTGGTCCCGAACGTAATGCTGGCCCTGTGGCGGTATCACCAGCGCAACCGCATAGAGCTGCGCCACGCCTTGCCATTAGGCGCGATGGGATTCAGCTTCGCCTGGCTGGGTTCGATCTGGGCGGTCGGCCTGGATGCCGGGGCGATGCGGATCGGGTTTATCGTCTTTTTGGTGGTGCTGGCGGCCTACAATCTGGTGCGCATGTTTACCCGTAATGCACCGCCGACCGCGCAAATGCGTTATTCCTGGCCGTGGCTGGGCGTACTCGGCGCAGCGTCAGGCGCCATGGGCGGATTGTTCGGTGTCGGTGGCGCGGTGGTGGCCACACCGGTGCTGACCAGCGTCTTCGGCACCAGCCAGGTGATCGCCCAAGGCTTGTCCCTGGCGCTGGCGCTGCCCAGTACCGGCGTAACCCTGGTCACTTACGCCTGGCATCACGAAGTGGACTGGCTGATTGGCGTGCCGTTGGCGGTGGGCGGCCTGCTCAGCATCAGTTGGGGCGTGAAAGTCGCTCATGCGCTGCCCGAGCGTGTATTGCGGGGCTTGTTCTGTGGCTTTCTGGCGGTGTGCGCGGTGATGCTGACGTTTAAAGTCTGA